The following proteins are co-located in the Echinicola sp. 20G genome:
- a CDS encoding L-threonylcarbamoyladenylate synthase, translating into MTTIGKDISKAKQLLEAGELVGIPTETVYGLAGNALSPDAVSKIFETKNRPSFDPLIVHTGSIEQISDYTTELLPELKELAQGFWPGPLTLLLPKKSIVPDLVTSGLDQVAVRVPSHPLTRKLLLSLDFPLAAPSANPFGYISPTQASHVVDQLDGKIQYVLDGGPCQVGLESTIVGVEDGQVIIYRLGGVEVSEIKKVVGNVLILPQSSSNPKSPGMLKSHYAPRIPFVLGDLDQLVPHYLNKGEKFGVLSFTKLFDQVDPEDQRVLSEEGDFQEAAQNLFACMRYLDNQNVNVILSEELPEKGLGKAINDRLRRASAR; encoded by the coding sequence ATGACAACAATCGGAAAGGATATTAGCAAAGCAAAACAACTCCTTGAAGCGGGTGAGTTGGTAGGAATCCCTACAGAGACAGTATATGGTTTGGCTGGAAATGCATTAAGTCCAGATGCTGTCAGTAAGATATTTGAAACTAAAAACCGACCTAGTTTTGATCCATTGATTGTTCATACGGGGAGTATTGAGCAGATCAGTGACTACACCACGGAGCTGTTACCGGAATTGAAAGAATTGGCTCAGGGGTTTTGGCCTGGACCATTGACGCTTTTACTTCCAAAAAAATCCATTGTACCAGACTTAGTGACCAGTGGTTTGGATCAGGTAGCGGTAAGGGTGCCTAGCCATCCTTTGACGAGAAAATTACTTTTATCACTTGATTTTCCATTGGCCGCTCCTAGTGCCAATCCTTTTGGTTATATTAGTCCTACCCAAGCCAGCCATGTGGTCGATCAGCTTGACGGAAAAATCCAGTATGTCTTGGATGGAGGTCCATGTCAAGTAGGTTTGGAAAGTACCATTGTGGGCGTAGAAGACGGCCAGGTTATTATTTACCGACTAGGAGGAGTGGAAGTTTCCGAAATCAAAAAGGTAGTAGGAAATGTCCTTATTTTACCACAATCCAGTAGTAATCCCAAGTCACCAGGCATGCTGAAAAGCCATTATGCCCCACGCATTCCTTTTGTATTGGGGGATTTGGACCAGTTGGTGCCTCATTACCTCAACAAAGGGGAAAAATTTGGCGTATTAAGCTTTACTAAGCTTTTTGATCAGGTAGATCCTGAAGATCAAAGGGTGCTAAGTGAGGAAGGGGATTTTCAGGAGGCAGCACAAAACCTATTTGCCTGCATGAGGTATTTGGACAATCAAAATGTCAATGTGATATTGTCCGAGGAGCTTCCGGAAAAGGGGCTCGGGAAAGCCATCAACGACCGTTTGAGAAGAGCCTCAGCGAGATAG
- a CDS encoding tetratricopeptide repeat protein — MRKIILLPLLIGLLMGCSPSEQELYDRGVKELRSGNYQESITYFDKVIEINPDNTEAHNAKGVAFFEQENWDAAIASFKTSMEKDSTSYKPYLNLGNAYLEKKEFKQAVINYNIASSLDPNQTDIYYNRGLALLGMEAYEDAILDFDNALQVDPSQALTHFNRGKALIGNNNPEEAINSLHRSVELDDQNGAAFYLLGVTEMSLTNTKEEGCMHLKTALKLGYTGAKEWIDEFCDTAS; from the coding sequence GTGAGAAAAATAATATTACTTCCTTTGTTGATCGGGCTGTTGATGGGGTGTTCTCCCTCAGAGCAAGAGCTTTATGATAGAGGAGTCAAGGAATTAAGGTCGGGGAATTATCAAGAGTCAATTACTTATTTTGATAAAGTTATTGAAATCAATCCCGACAACACAGAAGCCCATAATGCAAAGGGAGTAGCATTTTTTGAACAAGAGAATTGGGACGCTGCTATAGCTTCTTTTAAGACATCGATGGAAAAAGATTCTACTTCTTATAAGCCGTACCTGAATTTAGGCAATGCTTATTTGGAGAAAAAAGAATTTAAGCAAGCGGTTATTAACTATAATATAGCCAGTTCTCTAGACCCGAACCAAACAGATATTTACTACAATCGCGGTTTGGCCCTTTTGGGAATGGAGGCCTATGAAGATGCTATTTTGGATTTTGACAATGCACTTCAAGTAGACCCCAGTCAGGCCCTTACCCACTTTAACCGAGGAAAAGCACTTATCGGCAACAATAACCCCGAGGAGGCGATCAATTCACTGCACAGATCCGTGGAGTTGGATGATCAAAATGGGGCAGCGTTTTATCTTTTGGGGGTTACAGAAATGAGCCTGACCAATACAAAAGAGGAAGGCTGCATGCATCTTAAGACAGCCTTAAAGTTAGGCTACACTGGTGCAAAGGAATGGATTGATGAATTTTGTGATACAGCATCTTGA
- a CDS encoding NUDIX hydrolase, translating into MNREGLKKILKSYRTPFEEEKNFVEEFVALTEDPLAFLRERNEGHFTASAWIVNKTRTHALLTHHRKLNRWLQLGGHADGNENLMEVAMTEAREESGLISLKLVDSYIFDIDKHIIPANAKDPQHYHYDVRFLIEAAMDEPLTISQESKDLAWVSYETVPDVVAGNESILRMLEKTSKSEFVY; encoded by the coding sequence ATGAATAGAGAAGGACTAAAAAAAATACTGAAAAGCTACCGGACACCATTTGAGGAAGAGAAAAATTTTGTAGAGGAGTTTGTTGCGCTTACCGAAGATCCGCTAGCCTTTCTGAGAGAAAGAAATGAAGGACATTTTACGGCATCCGCCTGGATTGTCAACAAGACACGCACCCATGCTTTGTTGACCCATCATAGAAAGTTGAATCGCTGGCTGCAATTAGGTGGTCATGCTGATGGGAATGAAAACTTAATGGAGGTTGCCATGACAGAAGCCCGAGAAGAGAGTGGGCTGATTTCCCTGAAATTGGTGGACAGCTATATCTTTGATATTGACAAGCACATTATTCCCGCCAATGCTAAAGACCCTCAGCACTATCATTATGATGTACGTTTTCTGATTGAAGCGGCCATGGACGAGCCCTTGACCATAAGCCAGGAAAGTAAAGATTTGGCATGGGTAAGTTATGAAACAGTCCCTGATGTGGTTGCTGGCAATGAGTCAATCCTGAGAATGCTAGAAAAGACCAGTAAGTCAGAATTTGTTTATTAA
- a CDS encoding ATP-dependent DNA helicase RecQ: protein MKSQALSVLKKVFGYDDFRPMQQDIVLSVAAGKDTLALLPTGGGKSICFQVPALMQEGICVVVSPLIALMKDQVDNLRRRGVLATAIYSGMRKREIDTTLDNCIYGGYKFLYVSPERLKTDLFIERFKRMNVNLIAIDEAHCISQWGYDFRPPYLEIAELRSYHPNVPFIALTASATLKVKEDIIEKLQLDDPQVFVKSFARKNLSYAVRKAENKLEKAMEILQKVSGSAIVYVRSRKATKELAIALHQLGISATYYHAGLDKSVREARQQDWKLNKIRVMVATNAFGMGIDKPDVRLVVHVDMPENLENYYQEAGRAGRDEWKAFAVILYHDRDMELLQERAEQAYPPVEFIKRVYQSLANYYRIAVGSSLMVSYDFEITTFTDIYNLDLLLTYNAIKLLQEEGLVELSEGFYSPSTLHFLVNQSELYAYQIAQASLDPLIKVLLRMYGGELFTEYLKIREDKIGAMLNMPESQVVSLMERMETLGIAAYNKKKDKPQVTLLTPRHDAGRLPLNVKRIDERRKNSIEKAKAMVAYVENNLLCRTQQILTYFGEENDEDCGVCDVCLDKKRSSHLASHSFKLKERLMQTLNAGSLFTYEELMAKANLASDDEQAHLTLREMEDEGLIISLADGRIKRNTE from the coding sequence TTGAAAAGCCAAGCATTATCCGTTCTTAAGAAAGTATTTGGCTATGATGATTTCAGGCCTATGCAGCAGGATATTGTACTTTCTGTAGCGGCTGGAAAAGACACTTTGGCATTGCTGCCCACAGGTGGTGGAAAATCCATTTGCTTCCAAGTGCCGGCTTTGATGCAGGAGGGGATTTGTGTGGTGGTCAGTCCGCTGATAGCCCTGATGAAAGACCAGGTGGATAACCTGCGCCGAAGGGGTGTTTTGGCCACGGCCATTTATTCTGGAATGAGAAAACGGGAGATAGATACCACTTTGGATAATTGCATCTACGGTGGGTATAAGTTTTTATATGTGTCTCCTGAGCGTTTAAAGACAGATTTGTTCATTGAGCGATTCAAAAGGATGAATGTCAATCTCATTGCCATTGATGAAGCACATTGTATATCGCAGTGGGGTTATGATTTCAGGCCTCCCTATTTGGAAATTGCGGAGTTGAGGAGTTATCATCCTAATGTACCTTTTATTGCCCTGACAGCATCAGCCACCCTGAAGGTTAAGGAGGATATCATTGAAAAATTACAGCTTGATGATCCTCAGGTATTTGTAAAGTCCTTTGCGCGAAAGAATCTGTCTTATGCTGTCCGAAAGGCGGAAAATAAGTTGGAGAAAGCCATGGAAATTCTTCAGAAGGTCAGTGGTTCGGCAATTGTGTATGTGAGAAGTCGCAAGGCGACCAAGGAATTGGCGATTGCCCTGCATCAATTGGGTATTTCTGCCACCTATTACCATGCTGGCTTGGACAAATCGGTCCGCGAGGCCAGACAGCAGGATTGGAAGCTGAATAAAATCCGGGTGATGGTGGCCACCAATGCATTTGGGATGGGGATTGACAAGCCTGATGTCCGCCTGGTAGTTCATGTGGATATGCCGGAAAATCTTGAAAACTATTACCAAGAGGCGGGTCGTGCAGGGAGAGATGAGTGGAAGGCTTTTGCCGTAATCCTCTATCATGATAGGGATATGGAGCTTTTGCAAGAAAGGGCCGAGCAGGCCTATCCTCCTGTGGAATTTATCAAGCGGGTTTACCAGAGTTTGGCCAACTACTACCGCATAGCCGTAGGGAGTAGTTTGATGGTAAGTTATGATTTTGAAATTACAACCTTTACGGATATATATAACCTGGACCTTTTGCTGACGTATAATGCTATCAAGTTGCTTCAAGAAGAAGGGCTGGTGGAGCTTAGTGAAGGTTTTTACAGTCCCAGTACTTTGCACTTTTTGGTGAATCAAAGTGAGTTGTACGCTTATCAAATAGCCCAGGCATCATTGGACCCATTGATCAAAGTGTTGTTGAGAATGTATGGAGGAGAGTTATTTACAGAGTACCTCAAGATCCGTGAAGATAAAATCGGGGCAATGCTCAATATGCCCGAAAGTCAAGTGGTCAGCCTGATGGAAAGGATGGAGACCTTAGGGATAGCTGCCTATAACAAGAAAAAGGACAAACCTCAGGTAACCCTTCTCACACCTAGGCATGATGCAGGCAGATTGCCTTTGAATGTCAAAAGAATTGACGAAAGAAGGAAGAACAGTATAGAGAAAGCCAAGGCGATGGTAGCGTATGTTGAAAACAACCTGCTTTGCCGTACCCAGCAGATTTTGACTTACTTTGGAGAAGAGAATGATGAGGATTGTGGCGTATGTGATGTTTGTCTAGATAAGAAACGATCTTCACATCTTGCCTCACATAGTTTCAAACTCAAAGAGAGATTGATGCAAACTTTAAACGCAGGGAGTTTGTTTACATACGAGGAACTAATGGCTAAGGCCAATTTGGCTAGTGATGATGAACAGGCTCATTTGACGTTGAGAGAAATGGAAGATGAAGGGTTGATCATCAGTTTAGCTGATGGTAGAATAAAGAGAAATACTGAATGA
- a CDS encoding enoyl-CoA hydratase/isomerase family protein translates to MEDQVKLEQKDRLGYIILNRPEKRNALNAAMVKGIQGALDVFEQSNTVKVVIIKAEGKVFCSGADLEDIKKMQTNTYEENLQDSQLLKALFYRLYNFPKLVIAQVQGHALAGGCGLVSVCDFVYAAPQAKLGYTEVKIGFVPAMVLVFLLRKLGEGKAKELLLGGELIEASQAVSVGLVNAVIEPENLDQKVQELANHFVEHNSGSSMALTKEMIGKVQGMPLEDALDYAAQMNARARASEDCKKGIAAFLEKKKIQW, encoded by the coding sequence ATGGAAGACCAAGTCAAACTTGAACAAAAGGACCGGTTGGGCTATATTATTTTAAATAGACCTGAAAAACGTAATGCCTTGAATGCCGCCATGGTCAAAGGGATTCAAGGGGCATTGGATGTATTCGAGCAAAGCAATACGGTCAAGGTTGTCATTATCAAAGCAGAGGGTAAGGTGTTTTGTAGTGGGGCTGATTTGGAGGACATCAAAAAGATGCAAACAAACACCTATGAGGAAAACTTACAGGACAGTCAGCTTTTAAAGGCATTGTTTTATCGACTTTATAATTTTCCAAAATTGGTGATTGCTCAGGTGCAGGGACATGCTTTAGCCGGTGGTTGTGGCTTGGTTTCTGTATGTGATTTTGTTTATGCTGCCCCTCAAGCCAAATTAGGCTATACAGAAGTGAAAATTGGTTTTGTGCCTGCGATGGTGTTGGTATTTTTGTTGAGGAAGTTGGGAGAAGGGAAAGCCAAGGAATTATTATTGGGAGGAGAATTGATAGAGGCATCCCAGGCAGTATCTGTAGGCCTGGTGAATGCGGTGATAGAACCTGAAAATTTGGATCAGAAAGTGCAGGAGTTGGCAAATCATTTTGTAGAACATAACTCGGGTTCATCGATGGCTCTGACCAAAGAAATGATCGGCAAGGTGCAGGGAATGCCTTTGGAAGATGCCCTTGATTATGCTGCCCAAATGAATGCTAGGGCCCGTGCTTCCGAGGACTGTAAGAAAGGCATTGCCGCATTTTTAGAGAAGAAAAAAATCCAGTGGTAA
- a CDS encoding ComEC/Rec2 family competence protein — translation MKFSEYPFLRYVIFYALGVVVYPFFADIPVMVFMGGVLCFLMLVYILMQLINTFKRSYRFKVLFPFLSYVLLFLSGILICDHKVATNQPEHLSNFKEVDAYIAVVSEYDEQKANSIGNRLTVYFVKNKDEWKKAIGEVLVYHRLEEPLMPGQILVLQGAPQLIEAPKNPKEFNYQKFMANKQVYHRQFIGKEVTRLGDSKENGLQQNILSLRKSITSAIDQEIEDDRARQVAQALLVGQKSQLEEQVSEAYVTAGAMHILAVSGLHVGMIYGVFFLFFKPSNLKRVSKILLLTAVILLVWLYALLTGMSPSVLRAATMFTLISLSQMRSSSPSIFNSLALSALILMAFNPFIIFEVGFQLSYAAMVGILLLQPLLVSFWLPKNRLVFYVWEITTVSIAAQLATFPLSVYYFHVFPNYFLLSNLVAIPGAFLVMSVGLPFMVLSTFGVFLLPLSYLLEHLLKGLNYLIFLFQDLPLAQTERIFLDFGSILLIWGILACTYLLLSQRKKQYAYWLTLMMAFLVVWPWLGYKSKNQEVYVYALKNEDFAVDFYAGKSLYSYQSSKSVEDINYHVLPQREAMQPLTEFQLMGQKKANSEMVLLPNGGKLMRVDGKLIVAGVGVKSMAAFENGEWIEREFADSLLLNQFAYRLILK, via the coding sequence ATGAAGTTCAGTGAATATCCTTTTTTGCGCTATGTAATTTTTTATGCTTTGGGCGTAGTAGTTTATCCTTTTTTTGCCGACATACCTGTAATGGTATTCATGGGAGGTGTCTTATGCTTTTTGATGTTGGTTTATATCTTGATGCAATTGATTAATACTTTTAAAAGATCTTACCGTTTTAAAGTACTTTTTCCCTTTTTGTCTTATGTCTTACTTTTTCTTTCCGGGATTCTAATTTGTGATCACAAAGTGGCCACAAATCAGCCTGAACACTTAAGTAATTTCAAAGAGGTGGATGCTTATATAGCAGTAGTGAGTGAATATGATGAGCAAAAGGCCAACTCTATAGGGAATCGGCTTACTGTGTATTTTGTGAAAAATAAAGATGAGTGGAAGAAGGCAATAGGAGAGGTGCTGGTGTATCACCGCTTGGAGGAACCGCTGATGCCTGGTCAAATCTTGGTGCTACAAGGAGCTCCACAACTCATTGAAGCCCCTAAGAATCCAAAGGAGTTTAACTACCAAAAATTTATGGCCAATAAGCAAGTGTACCATCGCCAGTTTATAGGCAAAGAGGTTACTAGGTTAGGGGACTCAAAGGAAAATGGGCTTCAGCAAAATATTTTGAGTTTGCGGAAAAGTATCACAAGTGCAATAGATCAAGAGATTGAAGATGACCGAGCGAGACAGGTAGCCCAAGCGCTATTGGTAGGACAAAAATCCCAGTTGGAGGAGCAGGTAAGTGAGGCATATGTGACTGCTGGTGCCATGCATATTTTGGCTGTTTCTGGTTTGCACGTGGGGATGATATATGGGGTCTTTTTCTTGTTTTTCAAGCCTTCTAACCTTAAGCGGGTGAGCAAAATTCTACTTCTAACCGCTGTGATTCTCCTGGTCTGGTTATATGCCCTACTGACTGGAATGTCTCCCTCAGTCCTTCGAGCGGCAACGATGTTTACTTTGATTTCCTTATCTCAAATGAGGTCTAGTAGTCCCTCTATTTTTAATTCCTTGGCCCTCTCTGCTTTGATTTTGATGGCTTTTAACCCTTTTATAATTTTTGAAGTAGGCTTTCAATTGTCTTATGCTGCTATGGTTGGGATTCTGCTTTTGCAACCTTTGCTGGTGTCATTTTGGTTGCCCAAAAACAGGCTGGTTTTCTATGTTTGGGAGATCACCACTGTAAGTATTGCAGCTCAATTGGCGACCTTTCCCTTATCTGTGTATTACTTTCATGTATTTCCCAATTATTTTTTGTTATCTAATTTGGTGGCTATTCCAGGAGCTTTTTTGGTCATGTCAGTCGGGCTTCCTTTTATGGTTTTGAGTACTTTCGGTGTTTTTCTACTGCCCCTTTCTTACTTGTTGGAGCATTTGCTTAAGGGCTTGAACTATCTAATTTTTCTTTTCCAGGATTTGCCATTAGCCCAAACGGAAAGGATTTTTCTAGACTTTGGAAGCATCCTGCTGATTTGGGGAATATTAGCCTGTACCTACTTATTGCTTTCCCAAAGAAAAAAACAATATGCCTACTGGTTGACACTAATGATGGCCTTTTTGGTGGTTTGGCCCTGGCTAGGATATAAAAGTAAAAATCAGGAAGTTTATGTATATGCCTTGAAGAATGAAGACTTTGCAGTAGATTTTTATGCAGGTAAAAGCCTTTACAGTTACCAATCATCGAAGTCAGTAGAAGATATCAACTACCATGTTTTACCTCAAAGAGAAGCCATGCAGCCATTGACTGAATTCCAGCTAATGGGACAGAAAAAAGCAAACTCTGAAATGGTGCTTCTGCCGAATGGCGGGAAACTTATGAGAGTGGATGGTAAACTAATTGTAGCCGGGGTGGGAGTGAAAAGTATGGCTGCTTTTGAAAATGGAGAATGGATTGAACGGGAGTTCGCTGATAGTCTTTTGCTTAACCAATTCGCATACCGTTTAATTTTGAAGTGA
- a CDS encoding DUF3575 domain-containing protein, producing the protein MMKKYTLLMFLLGLAFHTSAQTESDYNQHEIKLNILNTIVQGSVEIGYEYFVDRDQSIGVEYLINDRFGYNGQGNGKEYNTNSILVSYNFYFLNDYDPASLYVYPFFKYRFGDFTEPDEPFVTDMNSAMLGIGVGYKWVQRDKFAIAPYVNIARGFSQEVTDRFSAVEINAGVSIGYRF; encoded by the coding sequence ATGATGAAAAAGTATACTCTTTTGATGTTTTTGTTGGGCCTAGCCTTTCATACCAGTGCGCAGACTGAGAGCGATTATAACCAACATGAGATTAAGTTGAATATTCTAAATACCATCGTCCAAGGGTCTGTAGAGATTGGGTATGAGTATTTTGTGGATCGGGATCAATCCATCGGAGTGGAATACCTGATCAATGACCGTTTTGGTTATAATGGTCAAGGAAATGGCAAAGAATATAATACCAACAGTATTTTGGTGTCCTACAATTTTTACTTTCTGAATGATTATGATCCAGCAAGCTTATATGTTTATCCCTTTTTTAAATACCGATTTGGAGACTTTACAGAGCCTGATGAACCTTTTGTGACAGACATGAACAGTGCGATGCTGGGGATTGGGGTAGGTTACAAATGGGTGCAACGAGACAAGTTTGCCATTGCTCCATATGTCAATATTGCCAGGGGATTTAGTCAAGAAGTGACAGATCGTTTTTCTGCAGTAGAAATCAATGCAGGTGTAAGCATTGGATATCGATTTTAA
- a CDS encoding GNAT family N-acetyltransferase, which translates to MSRIVRKVKTETDLETIFDIRQKVFVEEQEVAPEEEYDEYEKTSTHFFAMLDGKPAGTARWRFTNKGIKLERFAVLKQARGKGVGQALVKAVIDDIAATPEAVDKLLYMHAQLDAVPLYAKFGFQKIGDIFSECDILHYKMERYL; encoded by the coding sequence ATGAGCAGAATCGTCAGAAAGGTCAAAACGGAGACTGATTTAGAAACTATTTTTGACATCAGGCAAAAAGTATTCGTGGAGGAGCAAGAGGTAGCTCCGGAAGAAGAATACGATGAGTATGAAAAGACCTCAACCCATTTTTTTGCGATGTTGGATGGGAAGCCGGCAGGAACCGCTCGGTGGAGATTTACCAATAAAGGGATTAAATTAGAACGGTTTGCAGTGCTAAAGCAGGCAAGAGGAAAGGGTGTAGGGCAAGCTTTGGTCAAAGCTGTAATAGATGATATTGCCGCTACTCCTGAGGCGGTGGATAAGCTATTGTATATGCATGCCCAATTAGACGCGGTTCCACTTTATGCCAAATTCGGTTTCCAAAAAATAGGGGACATTTTTAGTGAATGTGATATACTACATTACAAAATGGAGCGATATTTGTGA
- a CDS encoding PhoH family protein, which yields MVEKVITLENIPLLDFLGTENENIRQIAAAFPKSKIVSRGNEIRIQGRAPEIIRINDVLNMLLQHFNRFGQVTPENVKEYIDLEGVPFEEDRKNDVIVFGNKGLAIKPKSANQRKLVDAAFKNDLVFALGPAGTGKTYIAVALAVRALKNREVKRIIITRPAVEAGENLGFLPGDLQEKLDPYLRPIYDALGDMVPPEKLKFYQENRVIEIAPLAYMRGRTLNDAFVLLDEAQNTTREQIKMFLTRMGPNSKVIINGDQSQVDLPSKQKSGLREALRVLKDVKGIGVVQLSGKDVIRHKLVKSIIAAYDTDELQKEQFKNEQNRQKGQNGD from the coding sequence TTGGTAGAAAAGGTAATTACTTTAGAAAATATTCCGCTTTTGGATTTTCTCGGTACCGAGAATGAGAATATCCGGCAAATCGCTGCGGCTTTCCCAAAAAGCAAAATTGTTTCCCGCGGAAATGAAATTCGAATTCAGGGCAGGGCTCCTGAGATCATCCGAATCAATGACGTTTTGAACATGCTGCTTCAGCACTTTAATCGTTTTGGTCAAGTGACTCCCGAGAATGTGAAGGAGTATATTGACTTGGAAGGGGTTCCTTTTGAGGAAGACCGTAAAAATGATGTAATTGTATTTGGTAATAAAGGCTTGGCCATTAAGCCAAAGTCTGCTAATCAACGTAAGCTGGTTGATGCTGCTTTTAAGAATGATCTTGTTTTTGCTCTTGGGCCTGCTGGTACTGGAAAGACCTACATCGCAGTGGCCTTGGCAGTAAGGGCGCTAAAAAACAGGGAGGTCAAAAGGATCATTATTACACGCCCTGCAGTGGAAGCTGGTGAGAATCTAGGATTCCTGCCGGGGGATCTGCAGGAAAAATTAGATCCCTATTTACGGCCGATCTATGATGCTTTGGGAGATATGGTACCTCCGGAGAAGTTGAAATTTTATCAGGAAAACAGGGTTATTGAGATTGCGCCTTTGGCTTATATGCGAGGAAGGACCCTGAATGATGCCTTTGTGTTATTGGATGAGGCGCAGAATACCACCAGGGAACAAATTAAAATGTTTTTGACCAGAATGGGCCCCAACTCCAAAGTAATCATCAATGGTGACCAAAGCCAAGTGGATTTGCCCAGTAAGCAAAAATCTGGTTTAAGAGAAGCTTTGAGGGTATTGAAAGATGTCAAAGGAATCGGAGTGGTGCAGCTCAGTGGCAAGGATGTGATCCGACACAAACTGGTGAAGTCCATCATAGCGGCCTACGATACAGATGAATTGCAAAAGGAACAGTTTAAAAATGAGCAGAATCGTCAGAAAGGTCAAAACGGAGACTGA
- a CDS encoding S-adenosyl-l-methionine hydroxide adenosyltransferase family protein encodes MALVTFLSDFGDCDYYVPAVKAKMLSINPQLNIVDITHHIETYDIAHAAFVLRSVYKDFPKGTVHLVAINSTSNMTAGYIGIKLEEHIFIGPNNGVLSMLADYDPGIVVQFADIHIKDSTFPAKDILGPIAAKVASGAAIHDFGGPLKNIKKMMPRQIKATKRQIVGHVLRVDNYGNLITNIPKDVFNKLNPGKFTLEFSREVLTEIQNSYDNVEPGDCFAFFNSLDFLEIGINHGHGADLLGLKYDSPVMINFEQIEE; translated from the coding sequence ATGGCCCTAGTAACATTCCTGTCTGATTTTGGAGATTGTGATTATTATGTACCTGCAGTAAAAGCCAAGATGTTATCGATTAACCCCCAGCTCAATATAGTGGACATCACCCATCATATTGAGACTTATGATATCGCCCATGCTGCTTTTGTGCTAAGGTCCGTTTACAAGGATTTCCCAAAGGGAACAGTTCACTTAGTGGCCATCAATAGCACCAGCAATATGACGGCTGGCTATATCGGCATCAAGCTAGAAGAACATATTTTTATTGGCCCTAATAATGGAGTATTGAGCATGTTGGCAGATTATGACCCAGGGATTGTGGTGCAATTTGCAGATATCCATATCAAAGACAGCACTTTCCCTGCTAAAGACATCCTTGGCCCCATTGCCGCTAAGGTAGCCAGTGGTGCGGCTATCCATGATTTTGGGGGACCTTTGAAGAATATCAAAAAGATGATGCCCCGACAGATCAAAGCCACCAAAAGACAAATCGTGGGCCATGTACTTCGCGTAGACAATTATGGCAATTTGATCACCAATATCCCCAAGGATGTATTCAACAAACTTAATCCCGGTAAATTCACCTTAGAGTTTAGCCGTGAGGTTTTGACCGAAATCCAAAACTCCTATGACAATGTAGAGCCCGGGGATTGCTTTGCCTTTTTTAACAGCCTTGACTTTCTGGAAATCGGGATCAACCATGGACATGGTGCGGACTTATTGGGCTTAAAATATGATAGCCCTGTGATGATCAATTTTGAGCAAATTGAAGAGTAA
- a CDS encoding HAEPLYID family protein — MNILNKWVPMLLLASTAPAWAQVSEAERDSLFIQEVEEQKAPAKVLHAEPLYIDLIRDLGARKGEREWNLGLGLTDNLSYDSYEALIEYEWAPVDRLGLEVELPFTFFTAGAKREQGEVPSNRLNSVKVAAQWSFFVNEKMATSMALGYINEFELSDFGSFGNPLITGNVYNPFLVVAKRWCRNYHSLVYTGPVIGQDFNSKDWHYAYDVNTSFHYMIPGTRNFIGMEVNKTFEENDFNMTLRPQMRVGIADHLMVGIVGGIPVSREGERLSSFIRLIWEPPH, encoded by the coding sequence ATGAACATTTTAAATAAATGGGTGCCAATGTTATTGCTGGCATCCACAGCCCCTGCTTGGGCTCAAGTTTCCGAAGCAGAGCGGGATAGTCTTTTTATTCAAGAAGTAGAAGAGCAGAAAGCTCCTGCCAAGGTCTTGCATGCAGAGCCACTATATATAGACTTAATTAGGGATCTTGGGGCACGAAAAGGTGAAAGAGAGTGGAATTTGGGCCTTGGACTAACGGACAACCTTTCTTATGACAGTTATGAAGCGTTGATAGAGTACGAATGGGCGCCCGTAGATAGGTTAGGTTTGGAGGTGGAATTGCCTTTTACCTTTTTTACTGCCGGTGCGAAAAGGGAACAGGGAGAAGTCCCTTCCAATAGGTTAAATAGTGTAAAGGTGGCAGCCCAGTGGTCCTTTTTTGTGAACGAGAAAATGGCTACATCTATGGCCCTGGGGTATATCAATGAGTTTGAACTTTCTGATTTTGGAAGCTTTGGAAATCCCTTGATTACTGGAAATGTGTACAATCCTTTTTTGGTGGTAGCCAAACGATGGTGCAGGAATTATCACTCCTTGGTGTACACAGGTCCTGTCATTGGGCAGGACTTTAATTCAAAAGATTGGCATTATGCCTATGATGTCAATACAAGTTTCCATTATATGATTCCCGGTACTAGGAACTTCATTGGAATGGAGGTAAATAAGACCTTTGAGGAAAATGATTTTAATATGACCCTTCGCCCACAGATGCGCGTAGGAATTGCGGATCATTTGATGGTCGGAATTGTAGGAGGGATTCCTGTCAGTAGGGAAGGTGAAAGGCTGAGTTCCTTTATACGCTTGATTTGGGAGCCTCCCCACTAG